A genome region from bacterium includes the following:
- a CDS encoding aminotransferase class III-fold pyridoxal phosphate-dependent enzyme: protein MSNALETYLGRTAASRRLHEQARRVMPGGDTRSSAFWAPYPVFIERGEGCRLWDADGHAYVDFVNNYTSLILGHAHPAVLEAVTRELARGTAYAAPLAPQIALAEMLVDRVPSVEAVRFCNSGTEATLFLLRAARAFTGRPKFIKIEGGFHGTHDAVEVSVSPDLASAGPADAPRSVPDSAGLPAYVADDVVIVPFNDVAAVERAFARHPGEIGALIVEPVPGGLSYIPPAPGYLAGLREVVSRNKALLIFDEIQTLRLSRGGAQEMFGVRPDLTAMGKIIGGGFPVGAFGGRRDVMDLFDPSRPGHLHHSGTFNGNRATVVAGQAVLRILDQPQIDRLNALGDRLRAGLSETVRAAGIRAQVTGVGSFSCVLLSDRPVTDYRSKAAVPAALQSLLHLHLLNRGVYSMSRGSFSLCAPMTDAEIEACAAAVGDALREMRPDVERQAPHLLA, encoded by the coding sequence ATGTCCAACGCCCTCGAGACCTACCTCGGCCGCACCGCCGCGTCGCGGCGGCTCCACGAACAGGCGCGCCGCGTGATGCCCGGCGGCGACACCCGCAGCTCCGCCTTTTGGGCGCCGTATCCGGTGTTCATCGAGCGGGGCGAGGGCTGCCGGCTCTGGGACGCGGACGGGCACGCGTACGTGGATTTCGTGAACAACTACACCTCGCTGATCCTCGGCCACGCGCACCCGGCGGTGCTGGAGGCGGTGACGCGCGAACTCGCGCGGGGCACGGCCTACGCCGCGCCGCTCGCGCCGCAGATCGCGCTCGCGGAGATGCTCGTCGACCGCGTGCCGTCGGTCGAGGCGGTGCGTTTCTGCAACTCCGGCACCGAGGCGACGCTGTTTCTGCTGCGCGCGGCGCGCGCGTTCACCGGACGGCCCAAGTTCATCAAGATCGAGGGCGGCTTCCACGGCACGCACGACGCGGTCGAGGTCAGCGTCTCGCCCGACCTCGCTTCGGCGGGCCCGGCCGACGCGCCGCGGTCCGTTCCGGACTCGGCGGGGCTGCCGGCGTACGTGGCGGACGACGTGGTGATCGTGCCGTTCAACGACGTCGCCGCGGTCGAGCGGGCCTTCGCGCGCCACCCGGGCGAGATCGGCGCCCTGATCGTCGAACCGGTGCCGGGCGGGCTCAGCTACATTCCGCCGGCGCCGGGCTATCTCGCCGGTCTGCGCGAGGTGGTGTCACGAAACAAGGCGCTGCTCATCTTCGACGAGATCCAGACGCTGCGCCTCAGCCGGGGCGGCGCGCAGGAGATGTTCGGCGTCAGGCCCGACCTTACCGCGATGGGCAAGATCATCGGCGGCGGATTCCCGGTCGGCGCCTTCGGCGGCCGCCGCGACGTGATGGATCTGTTCGATCCGAGCCGTCCCGGCCATCTCCATCACTCCGGCACCTTCAACGGCAACCGGGCGACGGTGGTGGCCGGACAGGCGGTGCTGCGGATCCTCGATCAGCCGCAGATCGACCGGCTCAACGCGCTCGGGGATCGCCTGCGCGCCGGCCTCTCCGAAACGGTGCGCGCGGCGGGGATCCGCGCGCAGGTCACCGGGGTCGGGTCCTTCTCGTGTGTGCTGCTGAGCGATCGGCCGGTCACGGACTACCGGTCGAAAGCCGCGGTGCCGGCGGCGCTGCAGTCGCTGCTGCACCTCCACCTTTTGAACCGCGGAGTCTACTCGATGTCGCGCGGGTCGTTCAGCCTCTGCGCGCCGATGACGGACGCCGAGATCGAGGCATGCGCCGCCGCGGTGGGCGACGCGCTGCGCGAGATGCGGCCGGACGTCGAGCGCCAGGCGCCGCACCTTCTCGCGTAG
- a CDS encoding MBL fold metallo-hydrolase: protein MEIRLIRHATLLVTLHGKRLLVDPMLADAGTAPPVANSPNQRPNPLVPLPMPAGDVAAGVDAVFVTHTHRDHWDDAAVAALAKHVPLFCQPEDEAKIRGAGFTDVRPVRDSAAWSGITIHRTGGQHGRGEVATRLAPVSGFVLRAPGEPVLYVAGDTIWCSEVEQALREYEPAVTVVNAGGAQFLEGGPITMTPDDIAAVARAAPATRIVAVHMDSINHCIVRRADLAAALERAGLTPRVAIPRDGGPVPA, encoded by the coding sequence ATGGAGATCCGTCTAATCCGCCACGCCACGCTGCTCGTCACGCTCCACGGAAAGCGGCTGCTCGTCGATCCGATGCTGGCCGACGCCGGCACGGCCCCGCCGGTCGCGAACTCGCCGAACCAGCGTCCGAACCCGCTCGTGCCGCTGCCGATGCCGGCGGGCGACGTCGCCGCCGGGGTGGACGCCGTCTTCGTCACGCACACGCACCGCGATCACTGGGATGACGCGGCGGTCGCCGCGCTGGCAAAGCACGTGCCGCTGTTTTGCCAGCCGGAGGACGAGGCGAAAATCCGCGGGGCGGGCTTCACCGACGTGCGCCCGGTGCGTGACTCGGCGGCGTGGAGCGGGATCACGATCCACCGCACCGGCGGGCAGCACGGCCGCGGCGAGGTGGCGACGCGGCTGGCTCCGGTTTCCGGCTTCGTGCTGCGCGCCCCGGGCGAGCCCGTGCTCTACGTCGCGGGCGACACGATCTGGTGCTCGGAGGTCGAGCAGGCGCTGCGGGAGTACGAACCGGCGGTCACGGTCGTGAACGCCGGCGGGGCGCAGTTCCTCGAGGGCGGGCCCATCACGATGACGCCCGACGACATCGCGGCGGTCGCGCGCGCGGCTCCCGCGACGCGCATCGTCGCGGTGCACATGGATTCGATCAACCACTGCATCGTGCGGCGGGCGGACCTCGCCGCGGCGCTCGAGCGCGCCGGCCTCACGCCGCGGGTTGCGATTCCGCGGGACGGCGGGCCGGTGCCGGCCTAA